In a single window of the Roseiconus lacunae genome:
- a CDS encoding LL-diaminopimelate aminotransferase: MSTASEQQVADPYFQELFADRIGGSQYGKSTEIYKFEKIKRAKRKALETHPDRQLLDFGIGENDAMADESVRQVMANEVNQPENRGYADNGVAEYKEAAARFMKRHFDVSLNPATQINHCIGSKPAYAMLPAVFINPGDVTLMTVPGYPVAGTHTRYYGGEVFRLPLLAENDFLPDLDSIPDDIYRRAKLLVLNYPNSPTGRLAPPEFFEKVVALAKEKQFVVVHDAAHILLTFDGQPRSFLQTPGAMDVGVEVHSMSKGYDMIGWRMGFVAGHERIVSAFADVKDNSDSGQFIATQKAAAAALDDDSIPTRINAKYRRRMEKLVAVLKDCGFECEMPGGTYFLYTPSPKGTEGGETFDKAEDATRFLIEQLGIVTVPWDDAGAYLRFSVTYVAESEADEDALMSETKQRLLNAKFVS, translated from the coding sequence ATGTCGACCGCTTCCGAACAACAAGTTGCCGATCCCTACTTCCAAGAGCTTTTTGCCGACCGAATCGGCGGATCGCAGTACGGAAAGAGCACCGAGATCTACAAGTTCGAAAAGATCAAGCGAGCCAAACGCAAAGCACTCGAAACCCATCCCGACCGGCAATTGCTGGACTTCGGCATCGGTGAAAACGATGCGATGGCCGACGAATCGGTTCGTCAGGTGATGGCAAACGAGGTCAACCAGCCGGAAAACCGCGGCTATGCCGACAACGGTGTCGCCGAATACAAGGAGGCGGCGGCACGATTCATGAAGCGTCACTTTGACGTGAGCCTAAATCCTGCCACGCAGATCAATCACTGCATCGGCAGCAAGCCTGCCTACGCGATGCTTCCGGCCGTCTTTATCAATCCCGGTGACGTGACCCTGATGACCGTCCCTGGTTACCCCGTCGCCGGAACGCACACGCGGTACTACGGCGGTGAAGTCTTCCGCTTGCCGCTACTGGCCGAGAACGATTTCCTGCCGGATCTGGACAGCATCCCCGACGACATTTATCGCCGCGCGAAGCTGTTGGTGCTGAACTATCCCAATTCGCCGACCGGTCGCTTGGCGCCACCAGAATTTTTTGAAAAGGTCGTCGCCTTAGCAAAGGAAAAGCAATTCGTCGTCGTCCACGACGCCGCCCACATCTTGTTGACCTTCGACGGCCAGCCGCGCAGCTTTTTGCAAACCCCCGGCGCGATGGACGTGGGCGTCGAAGTACATTCGATGAGCAAAGGCTACGACATGATCGGATGGCGAATGGGATTTGTCGCCGGGCATGAGCGAATCGTCTCGGCATTTGCCGACGTCAAAGACAACAGCGATAGCGGCCAGTTCATCGCGACGCAAAAAGCGGCCGCGGCGGCGCTCGATGACGACTCGATTCCCACGCGGATCAACGCCAAGTACCGCCGCCGAATGGAAAAGCTCGTCGCCGTGCTGAAGGATTGCGGCTTTGAGTGCGAGATGCCCGGCGGAACGTACTTCCTTTACACACCGTCGCCGAAAGGCACCGAAGGCGGTGAGACGTTCGACAAGGCCGAAGATGCGACTCGATTCCTGATCGAACAACTCGGCATTGTCACCGTTCCCTGGGACGACGCGGGCGCCTACTTGCGATTCAGCGTGACCTATGTCGCGGAATCCGAAGCAGACGAAGACGCGTTGATGTCGGAAACCAAGCAGCGATTGCTGAACGCCAAATTCGTTAGCTAA
- the gyrA gene encoding DNA gyrase subunit A — protein sequence MRLIDLPIEDELRESYLTYAMSVIVSRALPDVRDGLKPSQRRILVAMNDLNLGPGSKRVKCAKISGDTSGNYHPHGESVIYPTLVRMAQEWNMRSPLIDKQGNFGSIAGLPPAAMRYTEARLSAVAAALLDDLKLDTVDYIPTYDEARTEPTVLPSKFPNLLVNGSGGIAVGMATSIPPHNPTEICDALIKLIDEPETSIDELCEIVPGPDFPTGGIICGRAGIRRGYKTGRSTIVVRAKTRIEEMKGGRHRIIVSEIPYQQYRDRVVEKIAALVNGDRIKGISGIRDESDLKEPVRLVIELKRNEDPDVILNQLYQFSPLQDTISMIFLALVDGKPRELTLKEMLAEFLRHRVNVIRRRTQFLLAKARRRKHTVEGLLLALANIDEIIQTIRTSRTQAEAKQRLMGIECPASMMQRALGDEGFRQFQLERGEADTYALTSVQTDEILKMRLGQLVNLEQEKLTDEHRQLLEEIADYLDILANQSRVHGIIKDDLEEMKRRFGSPRRTEISNEELGNFDLEDLITEETMVVSISHEGYIKRTPSSVYNTQRRGGKGLKGAKTGSEDPIEHLFVASTHAYLLFLTTTGKVRWQKVYDLPQLPRDAKGRAIVNLLALEEGEKIASCLAVRDFNQEGYYVVMATRNGLVKKTPLEQYSRPKRGGIIAIKLREDDELVSAAVIGPGDEVILVTSAGMAIRFRESDARPMGRNTSGVKGISLVGDDKVVGMVVAEPEATLLTVCENGYGKRTPFGPHASEGESDAESEVDGGSSSARYRTQKRGGKGLRDIKTSERNGKVIAIARVDDQDEIFLMTGKGKIQRIAAKDVGVIGRNTQGVRIMSVDGDDSLIAAVRIPPEEDAEEEAVASASPSDGNTGADAEPDQAATSDAAAAEGSNEPDSESEPPAADQ from the coding sequence TTGCGGCTGATCGATTTGCCGATCGAGGATGAGCTGCGGGAGAGCTATCTGACTTACGCGATGAGCGTCATCGTCAGCCGAGCCCTGCCCGATGTTCGCGACGGCCTGAAGCCCAGTCAGCGGCGGATCTTAGTCGCGATGAACGACCTGAACCTCGGGCCGGGCAGCAAGCGGGTGAAGTGTGCGAAGATTTCCGGTGACACCTCCGGTAACTACCACCCCCACGGTGAGTCGGTAATTTACCCGACGCTGGTTCGCATGGCCCAGGAATGGAACATGCGATCGCCCTTGATCGACAAGCAGGGAAATTTTGGTTCGATCGCGGGTCTGCCACCGGCGGCGATGCGGTACACCGAAGCCCGCCTCTCTGCCGTGGCCGCGGCACTGCTGGACGACCTGAAGCTCGACACCGTTGACTACATCCCGACTTATGACGAGGCGCGGACCGAGCCGACCGTATTGCCGAGCAAGTTCCCTAACTTGCTGGTCAACGGTTCCGGCGGGATCGCCGTCGGGATGGCAACGAGCATCCCGCCGCACAACCCGACCGAAATCTGCGACGCGTTGATCAAATTGATCGACGAACCGGAAACGAGCATCGACGAGCTTTGCGAAATCGTGCCCGGGCCGGACTTTCCCACCGGTGGCATCATCTGCGGCCGAGCGGGCATCCGCCGCGGCTACAAAACAGGCCGCAGCACGATCGTCGTTCGCGCTAAAACTCGCATCGAAGAGATGAAAGGCGGCCGTCACCGCATCATCGTTTCGGAAATCCCCTACCAGCAGTACCGCGACCGCGTGGTCGAAAAGATCGCCGCCTTGGTCAACGGCGATCGTATCAAGGGCATCTCCGGAATCCGCGATGAGTCGGACCTGAAGGAGCCGGTGCGTTTGGTAATCGAGCTGAAACGCAACGAAGATCCCGACGTGATCTTGAATCAGCTTTACCAGTTCTCGCCGCTCCAGGACACGATCTCGATGATCTTCCTGGCGTTGGTCGATGGTAAGCCGCGCGAGCTAACGCTGAAAGAAATGCTCGCCGAATTTTTGCGGCACCGCGTCAACGTAATCCGCAGACGAACCCAGTTCTTGCTGGCCAAGGCACGACGCCGAAAGCACACCGTCGAAGGCCTGCTGTTGGCACTGGCCAACATTGACGAGATTATCCAAACGATCCGCACAAGCCGCACGCAAGCCGAAGCGAAGCAACGTTTGATGGGGATCGAGTGTCCTGCATCGATGATGCAACGCGCCCTCGGTGACGAAGGTTTTCGACAATTTCAACTCGAACGCGGCGAAGCAGACACGTACGCGCTGACCAGTGTTCAGACCGACGAAATCCTGAAGATGCGTCTCGGTCAACTGGTCAACTTGGAACAGGAAAAGCTAACCGACGAGCATCGCCAGTTGCTCGAAGAGATCGCCGACTACCTGGACATCCTTGCCAACCAATCCCGTGTCCATGGCATCATCAAAGATGACCTGGAAGAGATGAAACGTCGTTTCGGGTCACCACGACGTACCGAAATCAGCAACGAAGAACTCGGTAACTTCGACCTCGAAGATCTGATCACCGAAGAAACGATGGTCGTTTCGATCAGTCACGAAGGGTACATCAAACGCACCCCCAGCAGTGTCTACAACACACAGCGCCGTGGCGGCAAAGGACTAAAAGGTGCCAAGACGGGTAGTGAAGACCCGATCGAACACCTGTTCGTCGCTAGCACCCACGCGTACTTGCTGTTCCTGACCACGACGGGCAAGGTCCGCTGGCAGAAAGTCTACGACCTGCCACAATTGCCCCGTGACGCCAAAGGCCGAGCGATCGTCAATCTGCTCGCACTCGAAGAAGGCGAAAAGATCGCGTCCTGCCTCGCGGTCCGTGACTTCAATCAAGAAGGCTACTATGTGGTCATGGCGACGCGAAATGGCCTCGTCAAAAAGACACCGCTGGAACAATACAGCCGCCCCAAACGAGGTGGCATCATCGCGATCAAACTGCGCGAAGATGACGAACTCGTTTCCGCCGCCGTTATCGGCCCCGGTGACGAAGTCATTCTGGTCACCTCGGCCGGAATGGCGATTCGTTTCCGCGAATCCGATGCCCGTCCGATGGGACGCAACACCTCCGGCGTCAAAGGCATCAGCCTGGTCGGCGATGACAAAGTCGTCGGGATGGTTGTCGCCGAACCCGAAGCGACGTTGCTGACGGTTTGCGAAAACGGCTACGGCAAACGCACCCCATTCGGCCCACACGCAAGCGAAGGCGAGAGCGATGCGGAATCAGAAGTCGACGGTGGATCTTCGTCGGCCCGCTACCGCACTCAAAAACGTGGCGGAAAAGGCCTTCGTGATATCAAGACCAGTGAACGCAATGGGAAAGTGATCGCGATCGCCCGCGTCGACGACCAAGACGAAATCTTCCTGATGACTGGCAAAGGAAAGATCCAACGAATCGCCGCCAAAGACGTGGGCGTGATCGGACGTAACACCCAAGGCGTCCGCATCATGAGCGTCGATGGTGATGACTCATTGATCGCCGCCGTTCGAATCCCACCGGAAGAGGACGCCGAGGAAGAAGCTGTCGCCTCCGCTTCACCATCCGATGGCAACACTGGGGCTGATGCTGAGCCGGATCAAGCGGCGACCAGCGATGCGGCGGCTGCCGAAGGCTCGAACGAGCCCGACTCGGAATCCGAACCACCGGCAGCCGATCAGTAA
- the bioB gene encoding biotin synthase BioB: MATDLSPSTETAPVRSSNRFDDWADRVLSGGELTRDEARQILESDDDEILRLVDAASRIRKKHFGKTVQLYFLMNAKSGLCPEDCHYCSQSKISDAEIPKYNILKRDKLMDAARIAAEQGAKTYCLVISARGPNEREMKAVEEIVPVIKEQYGLDICACLGLLSREQADRLKACGVDRVNHNLNTGEEYYGKICTTHTYADRVETLRHVKNAGMEMCSGGIIGMGETIDDVISMAFDLKDLGVQSIPLNFLNAIDGTPLQGNDDLSPQDCLRALAMFRFVNPDRELRIAGGRELHLRSLQSLGLYIANSVFVGDYLTTKGQAPEEDYQLIRDLGFDVTTKVGE; this comes from the coding sequence ATGGCGACTGACCTAAGCCCCTCCACCGAAACCGCGCCCGTTCGATCTTCGAATCGTTTCGATGATTGGGCCGACCGAGTTTTAAGCGGCGGTGAGCTTACCCGCGACGAAGCTCGTCAAATATTGGAATCCGATGACGACGAGATCCTTCGGTTGGTCGACGCTGCGTCACGAATTCGTAAGAAGCACTTTGGCAAAACCGTTCAGCTTTACTTTTTGATGAACGCCAAAAGCGGCTTGTGCCCGGAAGATTGTCATTACTGCAGTCAGTCAAAAATCTCTGACGCCGAGATTCCAAAGTACAACATTCTGAAGCGTGACAAGTTGATGGACGCGGCTCGGATCGCGGCCGAGCAAGGTGCGAAGACCTACTGCCTTGTGATCTCCGCCCGAGGTCCGAACGAGCGAGAGATGAAAGCGGTCGAAGAGATCGTTCCTGTCATCAAAGAGCAATATGGGTTGGATATCTGCGCTTGCCTGGGGCTCCTTTCGCGTGAACAAGCCGATCGGCTGAAAGCATGTGGCGTTGATCGGGTCAACCACAACCTCAATACCGGCGAAGAGTACTACGGTAAGATCTGCACGACACACACCTACGCCGATCGCGTTGAAACGTTGCGTCACGTCAAGAACGCCGGAATGGAGATGTGTAGCGGTGGCATCATCGGAATGGGCGAAACGATTGACGATGTGATCTCGATGGCGTTTGACCTGAAGGACCTGGGGGTTCAGTCGATCCCCTTGAATTTCCTCAACGCGATCGATGGCACCCCACTTCAAGGTAACGACGACTTGTCGCCTCAAGATTGCTTACGTGCTTTGGCAATGTTCCGCTTTGTAAACCCCGATCGTGAATTGCGTATCGCAGGCGGTCGTGAATTGCATCTGCGATCTTTGCAGTCACTCGGTCTTTATATCGCTAACAGCGTCTTTGTCGGTGACTATCTCACCACCAAGGGTCAAGCTCCCGAAGAAGACTATCAATTGATTCGAGACCTTGGTTTCGACGTCACGACCAAGGTCGGTGAATGA
- a CDS encoding FKBP-type peptidyl-prolyl cis-trans isomerase yields MQRCLMVFVALSMMTMMTKAQDNEQPADASVGDAPADKVGYFLGLSMGQQMVQQGLRAEDFTAESFTVGVSDALASRDMKLTREELVAVQTTLQKLLNTRHQEMAAEIKKQALENKAKGVAWLKENAQKEGVKQLEGGLQYKVIKEGDGGTPTQSDTVRVHYTGKLINGEVFDSSVQRGEPAEFTVGGVIKGWTMALQKMKVGSKWMLYIPSDLAYGERGSAGAIGPNEVLVFEVELLDIL; encoded by the coding sequence ATGCAACGTTGCCTGATGGTTTTCGTCGCGCTTTCCATGATGACGATGATGACCAAAGCACAAGACAATGAACAACCTGCCGACGCTTCTGTCGGAGATGCTCCTGCCGACAAGGTCGGTTATTTCCTGGGGCTGTCGATGGGGCAGCAAATGGTTCAACAAGGGCTCCGCGCCGAAGACTTCACCGCCGAGTCTTTCACGGTCGGGGTCAGCGATGCGTTGGCAAGTCGCGACATGAAACTGACACGCGAAGAACTTGTGGCTGTCCAAACGACACTGCAAAAATTGCTCAACACACGTCACCAAGAGATGGCGGCCGAGATTAAGAAGCAAGCCTTGGAAAACAAGGCAAAGGGTGTTGCTTGGTTGAAAGAGAACGCGCAAAAGGAAGGCGTCAAGCAACTCGAAGGCGGGCTTCAGTACAAAGTCATCAAAGAAGGCGATGGTGGTACGCCAACCCAGTCCGACACCGTGCGTGTTCATTACACCGGAAAGCTAATCAATGGCGAAGTGTTCGATAGCAGCGTGCAGCGTGGCGAGCCGGCCGAGTTCACGGTCGGCGGCGTGATCAAGGGCTGGACGATGGCGCTTCAGAAGATGAAGGTCGGTAGCAAGTGGATGCTTTACATCCCTTCCGATCTGGCTTACGGCGAGCGTGGAAGTGCCGGTGCGATCGGCCCCAACGAAGTGTTGGTTTTTGAAGTCGAATTGCTAGACATTCTGTAA
- a CDS encoding DEAD/DEAH box helicase, whose product MRDNYQTTCMQNFESMDLFRPLQRALSELNYKHPTPIQAQAIPPAIDGVDILGCASTGTGKTAAFAIPILDYLGFEKPRAKPNRPTALVLAPTRELAIQIGESFDRYGKHMKFRQTLVYGGIKQGSQTRSLGKGTDVLVATPGRLIDLMDQGHVDLSDVQIFVLDEADRMLDMGFLPALKRIVTKLPRERQSMFFSATLAPKIRELAATFLFNPVAVTVPSKSMTADGVDQTIRFMQKGDKFAELQSILSTDDVERAIVFTRTKRGANRLVQKLDRQGITGAAIHGNKSQQSRQRALQAFRDKRVSALVATDVAARGIDVQGVTHVINYDMPVEPESYVHRIGRTGRAGKTGIAISFCTEAEIEELRAIKKLIGSNLRVENEEHMPKSPKSSSTSNKKKSARNTGSRHHGSRNTGSGQNRGTTQKTRSKSRRKPHAKRKPVTA is encoded by the coding sequence ATGCGTGACAATTATCAGACAACTTGTATGCAAAATTTTGAATCGATGGATTTGTTCCGTCCCCTTCAACGGGCCCTTTCGGAACTGAATTACAAACACCCCACTCCGATCCAAGCACAAGCGATCCCTCCGGCAATCGATGGCGTTGACATCTTGGGGTGCGCGAGCACCGGAACCGGAAAGACGGCTGCCTTCGCGATTCCAATCTTGGATTACCTCGGCTTCGAAAAACCGCGAGCCAAACCCAATCGCCCAACCGCGTTAGTGCTCGCCCCGACACGTGAACTGGCAATCCAGATCGGCGAAAGCTTCGATCGCTACGGCAAGCACATGAAGTTTCGCCAAACGTTGGTTTATGGTGGAATCAAACAAGGTTCACAAACGCGATCACTCGGCAAGGGGACCGATGTCCTGGTAGCAACACCCGGACGCCTCATTGATCTGATGGACCAAGGGCATGTCGACTTAAGCGACGTGCAAATTTTCGTTCTCGATGAAGCCGACCGGATGCTCGACATGGGTTTCCTCCCGGCGCTGAAACGAATCGTGACCAAGTTGCCCCGAGAGCGGCAGTCCATGTTCTTTTCGGCGACGTTGGCTCCAAAGATTCGTGAACTCGCGGCAACGTTTTTGTTCAACCCTGTCGCGGTCACTGTGCCTTCGAAGTCGATGACCGCAGACGGAGTCGATCAGACAATTCGTTTCATGCAAAAGGGCGATAAGTTCGCCGAACTGCAGTCGATTCTGAGTACCGACGATGTCGAACGTGCGATCGTGTTCACTCGAACTAAGCGTGGCGCCAATCGTTTGGTTCAAAAACTCGATCGACAAGGGATCACAGGCGCGGCCATTCACGGCAATAAATCTCAACAGTCCCGTCAGCGTGCACTTCAAGCATTCCGAGACAAACGGGTGAGCGCGTTGGTAGCGACCGACGTCGCTGCACGCGGGATCGACGTCCAAGGCGTCACTCACGTCATCAATTACGACATGCCGGTCGAACCAGAAAGCTACGTGCACCGCATCGGGCGAACCGGCCGCGCCGGGAAAACGGGCATCGCGATCTCGTTTTGCACTGAAGCAGAAATCGAAGAACTGCGGGCGATCAAGAAACTGATCGGATCGAATCTGCGTGTGGAAAACGAAGAACACATGCCGAAATCCCCGAAATCGTCATCAACGTCGAATAAGAAAAAATCGGCGAGAAACACTGGTTCAAGACATCACGGTTCAAGAAACACTGGCTCGGGGCAGAATCGTGGTACCACACAGAAAACGCGATCGAAGTCCAGGCGTAAGCCGCACGCGAAGCGCAAACCTGTGACCGCTTGA
- a CDS encoding deoxyribodipyrimidine photo-lyase, giving the protein MATKLIDERRIKVLNDRSPDDTNAYVLYWMQHSQRAERNEALEFAIGRANEHGAPLCVGFGLTEDYPEGSLRHFQFMLEGLAETAEAIQRRNACFVLRLGSPDQVAIDLAKEAIEVVTDRGYLRHHRQWRESVAKEIAVRLTQVECDLIVPVETASTKREYAARTIRSKIEELSDEFLHQLRTTPVDRECQCGPHGESLDDIDRLLKQMKIDRSVDSLDWIVGGTSAARKRLKHFIEDRLTGYERERSDPLAAHVSTLSPYLHFGMISPVDVAIAVRDARQRRTSDIDSYLEELIVRRELAHNFTHYARADYDQFSCLPDWAIETLQDHRDDERPTIYTADELEHSQTDDEIWNAAMTEVREHGYLHNQLRMYWGKRFLEWTNTPEYAYRTLLSLNNKYFLDGRDANSFANVGWVFGLHDRAFGERPIFGKVRYLSKDGIEKKFDSEAYVAQLD; this is encoded by the coding sequence ATGGCGACGAAACTGATTGATGAACGGCGAATCAAGGTCCTCAACGACCGATCGCCGGACGACACCAATGCGTACGTGCTGTATTGGATGCAGCACAGCCAACGGGCCGAACGCAACGAGGCACTCGAATTTGCGATCGGACGTGCCAACGAACATGGTGCCCCCCTCTGCGTCGGCTTCGGATTAACCGAAGACTACCCCGAGGGATCGCTGCGACACTTCCAGTTCATGCTCGAAGGATTGGCAGAAACCGCGGAGGCAATCCAACGGCGTAACGCCTGCTTCGTGTTGCGATTGGGTTCGCCCGACCAGGTCGCGATCGACCTCGCAAAGGAAGCGATTGAGGTGGTCACCGACCGCGGTTACCTTCGCCACCACCGCCAATGGCGTGAATCAGTCGCCAAAGAAATCGCGGTTCGACTGACTCAAGTCGAATGCGATCTGATTGTCCCGGTCGAGACGGCATCCACCAAACGGGAATACGCCGCCAGGACGATTCGGTCCAAGATCGAAGAACTGTCCGACGAGTTTCTTCATCAGCTCAGGACAACCCCCGTCGACAGGGAATGCCAATGCGGACCGCATGGCGAGTCACTCGACGACATCGATCGTTTACTTAAACAAATGAAGATTGATCGATCAGTTGATTCGCTCGATTGGATCGTAGGCGGCACCTCGGCGGCCCGGAAGCGTTTGAAACACTTCATCGAAGATCGCTTGACCGGCTATGAACGTGAACGTTCTGATCCGCTTGCCGCGCACGTCTCGACACTCAGTCCCTACCTGCACTTCGGGATGATCTCGCCCGTCGATGTCGCGATCGCGGTTCGTGATGCACGACAGCGACGCACTTCTGATATCGATAGCTATCTGGAAGAACTGATCGTTCGCCGCGAGCTAGCCCATAACTTCACCCACTACGCACGCGCGGATTACGACCAGTTTAGCTGCCTGCCCGATTGGGCGATCGAGACACTTCAGGATCATCGTGATGACGAACGCCCAACGATCTATACCGCCGACGAACTGGAACATTCACAGACAGACGACGAGATCTGGAATGCGGCGATGACTGAGGTCCGCGAGCACGGTTACTTGCACAATCAACTGCGAATGTATTGGGGCAAGCGATTCCTTGAATGGACGAATACGCCCGAGTATGCCTATCGCACTTTGCTGAGCTTAAACAACAAGTATTTTCTCGATGGTCGAGACGCGAACTCCTTCGCCAATGTGGGCTGGGTGTTTGGGCTGCATGATCGTGCATTCGGTGAACGTCCTATCTTTGGAAAAGTTCGTTATCTATCCAAAGATGGGATCGAGAAAAAATTCGACAGCGAAGCGTACGTCGCACAACTGGACTGA